In Rubrivirga marina, the following are encoded in one genomic region:
- a CDS encoding DegT/DnrJ/EryC1/StrS family aminotransferase, giving the protein MDLQMVDLRTQIEATRPEIDAAIAAVLDRGAFVRGPFVAAFEAELATYLAGLGSDADVFALGVGNGTDALQIALMALGVGPGDEVVCPSFTFVATAEAAALLGATPVFVDVDPVTFNLDPAKLKAALSTRTKAVVPVHLFGQCADVPAIRAVCDPLGIPVVEDMAQAIGATWNGQPAGTLGALGCLSFYPSKNLGAFGDGGAIVTTDPELADRVRQIANHGAAKKYHHTAVGVNSRLDAIQASILSVHLRHLPAWTQARRAAAALYDGAFAGMDDVVRPVRVPEARHVFHQYTLRVPAELRDDLAADLKARGVPTMIYYPEPIHRMPPYTTGAVLPETDRACREVLSLPMHPYLTAQQVAFVADAVRQSLAPVTA; this is encoded by the coding sequence ATGGACCTCCAGATGGTCGATCTGCGCACGCAGATCGAGGCCACCCGCCCCGAGATCGACGCCGCCATCGCCGCCGTGCTCGACCGGGGCGCGTTCGTGCGAGGCCCGTTCGTCGCCGCGTTCGAAGCCGAGCTGGCCACCTACCTCGCCGGCCTCGGGAGCGACGCCGACGTGTTCGCCCTCGGCGTCGGGAACGGGACCGACGCGCTCCAGATCGCGCTGATGGCGCTCGGCGTCGGGCCCGGCGACGAGGTCGTCTGCCCGTCGTTCACGTTCGTCGCGACCGCCGAGGCCGCGGCGCTCCTCGGCGCGACGCCCGTGTTCGTCGACGTCGACCCGGTCACATTCAACCTCGACCCGGCGAAGCTCAAGGCCGCGCTCAGCACGCGGACGAAGGCGGTCGTGCCGGTCCACCTGTTCGGCCAGTGCGCGGACGTCCCGGCGATCCGGGCGGTCTGCGACCCGCTCGGGATCCCCGTCGTCGAGGACATGGCGCAGGCCATCGGGGCGACGTGGAACGGGCAGCCCGCCGGCACGCTCGGCGCGCTCGGGTGCCTCTCGTTCTACCCGTCCAAGAACCTCGGCGCGTTCGGCGACGGCGGCGCGATCGTCACGACCGATCCCGAGCTCGCCGACCGCGTCCGCCAGATCGCGAATCACGGGGCGGCCAAGAAGTACCACCACACGGCCGTCGGCGTGAACAGCCGGCTCGACGCGATCCAGGCGTCGATCCTGTCGGTCCACCTCCGCCACCTTCCGGCGTGGACCCAGGCTCGCCGCGCCGCCGCCGCGCTCTACGACGGCGCGTTCGCCGGCATGGACGACGTCGTCCGGCCCGTGCGCGTGCCCGAGGCCCGGCACGTCTTCCACCAGTACACGCTCCGGGTCCCGGCCGAGCTCCGCGACGACCTCGCCGCCGACCTCAAGGCGCGCGGCGTGCCGACGATGATCTACTACCCCGAGCCGATCCACCGGATGCCGCCCTACACCACGGGTGCCGTCCTCCCCGAGACCGACCGTGCCTGTCGCGAGGTCCTCTCGCTCCCCATGCACCCGTACCTGACGGCTCAGCAGGTCGCGTTCGTCGCCGACGCCGTCCGCCAGTCGCTCGCCCCGGTGACCGCCTAG
- a CDS encoding Gfo/Idh/MocA family protein, which yields MSSFAFTDAVRVGQIGVGRWGRNLLRNFAALDAAEVVAVCDPSDPALAEAARLAPGARAVPNALGVLGDDTVEAVVVATETPLHVEMAEAALRAGKHVFVEKPLAQTVDEAERLVRLAEEHDRRLMVGHLLRYHPAFRHVEEIAAEGALGDIRYLYSVRVNLGVVRQQENAFDSLAPHDLAVARAFLGDAVAVTAQGRAILQEGIEDVVFATVEHAGGALAHLHCSWLDPHKVRRTTWVGSRQMAVVDDMEPAEKVRVYDKGVDTVEGATDLAGALAVRTGDIAVPRIPAAEPLRLECQEFVDAIRENRPPRTDGVDGLEVVRVLEAAKTSLREGRRVEIAR from the coding sequence ATGTCCTCGTTCGCATTCACCGACGCCGTCCGCGTCGGCCAGATTGGGGTCGGGCGCTGGGGCCGGAACCTGCTCCGCAACTTCGCTGCGCTCGACGCGGCCGAGGTCGTCGCCGTCTGCGACCCGTCCGACCCCGCGCTGGCGGAGGCGGCCCGCCTGGCGCCCGGCGCCCGCGCGGTCCCCAACGCCCTCGGCGTCCTCGGCGACGACACCGTCGAGGCCGTCGTGGTGGCGACCGAGACGCCGCTCCACGTCGAGATGGCCGAGGCCGCGCTCCGGGCCGGCAAGCACGTGTTCGTGGAGAAGCCGCTCGCCCAGACGGTCGACGAGGCGGAGCGGCTCGTCCGGCTGGCCGAGGAGCACGACCGGCGGCTGATGGTCGGCCACCTCCTCCGGTACCACCCGGCGTTCCGCCACGTCGAGGAGATCGCGGCGGAGGGCGCGCTCGGCGACATCCGCTACCTCTACAGCGTCCGCGTCAATCTCGGCGTCGTCCGCCAGCAGGAGAACGCGTTCGACAGCCTCGCCCCGCACGACCTCGCCGTGGCGCGGGCGTTCCTGGGCGACGCCGTCGCGGTGACGGCGCAGGGCCGGGCGATCCTGCAGGAGGGCATCGAGGACGTCGTGTTCGCGACGGTCGAGCATGCCGGCGGCGCGCTGGCCCACCTCCACTGCTCCTGGCTCGACCCCCACAAGGTGCGCCGGACGACGTGGGTCGGGAGCCGCCAGATGGCCGTCGTCGACGACATGGAGCCGGCCGAGAAGGTCCGCGTGTACGACAAGGGCGTCGACACGGTCGAGGGCGCGACGGACCTCGCCGGGGCCCTCGCGGTGCGGACGGGCGACATCGCCGTCCCTCGCATCCCGGCCGCCGAGCCGCTCCGCCTCGAGTGCCAGGAGTTCGTCGACGCCATCCGCGAGAACCGTCCCCCGCGGACCGACGGCGTCGACGGGCTGGAGGTCGTCCGCGTGCTGGAGGCGGCGAAGACGTCGCTCCGCGAAGGCCGCCGCGTCGAGATCGCGCGCTGA
- a CDS encoding Gfo/Idh/MocA family protein: protein MPTTRRRFLASAGTLVAGSPLLPHTLHGLSRPASDRLRIGLIGAKGMGWTDLQAQLAVDANTELAWLCDVDESVLSSRLTDYAGLRSNTPRTTGDYRELLDSSDVDVVVIGTPDHWHARMFVDAVDAGKDVYVEKPIANTVEECRVMVAAQERTGRVVQVGQWQRSGEHYARAIEIVRSGELGRIRLVKCWAYQGWMKPVPPQPDQPAPPGVDYAMWLGPAPSRPFNPNRFHFTFRWFWDYAGGLMTDWGVHELDIALLAMGADAPRSVMASGGKFAYPDDASETPDTLQTVYDFGDYSLLWEHAVGIDLGPDRKPEGIAFVGNEATLIVTRGGFEVVPEREFVGWGQEGPQKRAPEVGGVPEGVDYVREHNRNFLQCVRDRTPEACATRIDSGAVAAVNAQLGNIAYKTGRKLYWEGDGMTGDFRDDPEASSLLRAAYHNGWAVPTG, encoded by the coding sequence ATGCCTACGACTCGCCGCCGCTTCCTCGCCTCCGCCGGGACCCTCGTGGCCGGGAGCCCGCTCCTCCCGCACACGCTTCACGGGCTCTCCCGGCCGGCCTCCGACCGCCTTCGCATCGGCCTGATCGGCGCGAAGGGGATGGGGTGGACCGACCTCCAGGCACAGCTGGCGGTCGACGCCAACACGGAGCTGGCCTGGCTCTGCGACGTCGACGAGTCCGTGCTCTCGAGCCGGCTCACGGACTACGCCGGGCTCCGGTCGAACACGCCGCGGACCACGGGCGACTACCGTGAGCTCCTCGACTCGTCCGACGTGGACGTCGTCGTGATCGGGACGCCCGACCACTGGCACGCCCGGATGTTCGTCGACGCCGTGGACGCGGGGAAGGACGTGTACGTCGAGAAGCCCATCGCCAACACCGTCGAGGAGTGCCGGGTGATGGTCGCGGCGCAGGAGCGGACGGGCCGCGTGGTCCAGGTCGGCCAGTGGCAGCGCTCGGGCGAGCACTACGCCCGGGCCATCGAGATCGTCCGCTCGGGCGAGCTCGGCCGCATCCGCCTCGTGAAGTGCTGGGCGTACCAGGGCTGGATGAAGCCGGTCCCGCCGCAGCCCGACCAGCCCGCCCCGCCGGGCGTCGACTACGCGATGTGGCTCGGGCCGGCGCCTTCGCGCCCCTTCAACCCCAACCGGTTCCACTTCACCTTCCGCTGGTTCTGGGACTACGCCGGCGGGCTCATGACCGACTGGGGCGTCCACGAGCTCGACATCGCGCTCCTGGCCATGGGCGCCGACGCGCCCCGCTCCGTCATGGCGAGCGGCGGCAAGTTCGCCTACCCCGACGACGCCTCCGAGACGCCGGACACGCTGCAGACGGTGTACGACTTCGGCGACTACTCGCTGCTCTGGGAGCACGCCGTCGGGATCGACCTCGGGCCGGACCGGAAGCCGGAGGGCATCGCGTTCGTCGGCAACGAGGCCACGCTGATCGTGACGCGAGGAGGGTTCGAGGTCGTCCCCGAGCGGGAGTTCGTCGGGTGGGGCCAGGAGGGGCCACAGAAGCGGGCCCCCGAGGTCGGGGGCGTCCCCGAGGGCGTCGACTACGTCCGCGAGCACAACCGGAACTTCCTCCAGTGCGTCCGGGACCGGACCCCAGAGGCGTGCGCGACGCGGATCGACTCGGGCGCCGTGGCCGCCGTCAACGCCCAGCTCGGCAACATCGCCTACAAGACCGGGCGCAAGCTGTACTGGGAGGGCGACGGCATGACCGGCGACTTCCGAGACGACCCGGAGGCCTCGTCGCTCCTCCGCGCCGCCTACCACAACGGGTGGGCCGTCCCGACGGGCTGA
- a CDS encoding pyridoxal phosphate-dependent aminotransferase → MKPFAARTDALRQSDIRAVTFEVNRVGGINLGQGICDLATPAPIVEATVEALQHGSQIYTAYNGTSDLREAVAEKARSFNGIPVEGPESVVVSTGSTGAFLATVLTLFEPGDEVVLFEPFYGYHAGILRLQGVEPVAVPLAKTGGRWRFEADRLAAAITGRTKAVLVCTPANPSGKVWDEGELRALYAEAERHDLWVLTDEIYEHMVYDGRRHLSPASLDGAYERTVTLSGFSKTFNMTGWRLGYAVAPVAVAEKIGLVNDLTTICAPAPLQHGLAAALPLPDDYYEQMLADYTVKRTLMVDALRACGFEADPPEGAYYVLAGLGERLGQPGFEDARAATTTLIETAGVACVPGPSFFADPADGDGHLRFCYAKERPVLEEACERLVDAFG, encoded by the coding sequence ATGAAGCCCTTCGCCGCCCGCACCGACGCCCTCCGCCAGTCCGACATCCGGGCCGTGACCTTCGAGGTCAACCGCGTCGGCGGGATCAACCTGGGGCAGGGGATCTGCGACCTCGCCACTCCCGCGCCCATCGTCGAGGCGACCGTCGAGGCGCTCCAGCACGGGTCGCAGATCTACACGGCCTACAACGGGACGAGTGACCTCCGCGAGGCGGTCGCCGAGAAGGCCCGGTCATTCAACGGGATCCCGGTGGAGGGGCCGGAGTCGGTCGTCGTGTCGACGGGGTCGACGGGCGCGTTCCTGGCGACGGTCCTCACCCTCTTCGAGCCGGGCGACGAGGTCGTGCTGTTCGAGCCGTTCTACGGCTACCACGCCGGGATCCTCCGGCTGCAGGGGGTCGAGCCGGTCGCCGTCCCGCTCGCGAAGACCGGGGGCCGCTGGCGGTTCGAGGCCGACCGACTGGCGGCGGCGATCACCGGCCGCACGAAGGCCGTCCTCGTGTGCACGCCGGCCAACCCGTCGGGGAAGGTGTGGGACGAGGGCGAGCTCCGCGCCCTTTACGCCGAGGCGGAGCGGCACGACCTCTGGGTGCTCACCGACGAGATCTACGAGCACATGGTCTACGACGGCCGCCGCCACCTCTCGCCCGCGTCCCTCGACGGCGCGTACGAGCGGACCGTCACGCTCTCGGGCTTCTCCAAGACGTTCAACATGACCGGCTGGCGGCTCGGGTACGCCGTCGCCCCGGTGGCCGTCGCCGAGAAGATCGGGCTCGTCAACGACCTCACGACGATCTGCGCGCCGGCGCCGCTCCAGCACGGGCTCGCCGCCGCGCTCCCGCTGCCCGACGATTACTACGAGCAGATGCTCGCCGACTACACGGTCAAGCGGACGCTGATGGTCGACGCCCTCCGCGCGTGCGGCTTCGAGGCCGACCCGCCCGAGGGTGCCTACTACGTCCTCGCCGGCCTCGGCGAGCGGCTCGGCCAGCCCGGCTTCGAGGACGCCCGGGCCGCGACGACGACCCTCATCGAGACGGCCGGCGTCGCCTGCGTGCCGGGCCCGTCGTTCTTCGCGGACCCGGCCGACGGCGACGGGCACCTCCGGTTCTGCTACGCAAAGGAGCGCCCCGTTCTGGAGGAGGCCTGCGAGCGCCTGGTCGACGCGTTCGGGTAG
- a CDS encoding DUF4139 domain-containing protein: MRLLLLATVFALVPAAAQSPTVSTPESREAVSLTVYNGGFAVVREVRPLVLRRGVQALRFEGVPAQIDPTSLSLVSLTAPGSLSVLEQNYQYNLIGTNSVLDAAVGQRVRLVRQVGERTIVEEGVLISQPGQGRIIELDDGRVLVNPEGTIELLTRPEGLLSRPSLLWRLATERAGEHRVEARYLTNGMTWKADYVAVVNEAETRVDVTGWVTLQNNSGASYPEAALQLIAGDVRRVSPNRPQPMYDQAVAEVAMARAAPAPPQQEAFFEYHLYTFPEPTTIEERETKQLELLSAADVGVGRRLIFDGTGQYFPFYRPRRPGAVGDEMSAAVVLELENAETNNMGMPLPAGIVRVYKADSRGNLQFLGEDSIDHTPRNETVRLYVGDAFDVVGTRREIENRRINDYTREITVEVEVRNRKETATTVDVVERVFWGEWTITDSTHEHERLDARTAQFTVTLGPDETETVRYTARLRS; encoded by the coding sequence ATGCGTCTGCTCCTCCTCGCCACCGTCTTCGCCCTCGTGCCCGCCGCCGCCCAGTCGCCCACCGTCTCGACGCCCGAGAGCCGCGAGGCCGTCTCGCTGACCGTCTACAACGGCGGGTTCGCGGTCGTCCGCGAGGTCCGGCCGCTCGTGCTCCGGCGCGGCGTGCAGGCGCTCCGGTTCGAGGGCGTCCCGGCCCAGATCGACCCGACGAGCCTCTCGCTCGTCTCGCTCACGGCGCCGGGCTCGCTCTCCGTCCTCGAGCAGAACTACCAGTACAACCTGATCGGGACGAACTCGGTGCTCGACGCGGCCGTCGGGCAGCGCGTCCGGCTCGTTCGCCAGGTCGGCGAGCGGACGATCGTGGAGGAGGGCGTGCTCATCAGTCAGCCCGGCCAGGGCCGGATCATCGAGCTCGACGACGGCCGCGTGCTCGTCAACCCCGAGGGCACGATCGAGCTGCTGACGCGGCCGGAGGGGTTGCTGTCGCGCCCGTCGCTCCTGTGGCGGCTGGCGACCGAGCGCGCGGGCGAGCACCGCGTCGAGGCCCGCTACCTCACGAACGGGATGACCTGGAAGGCCGACTACGTCGCCGTCGTCAACGAGGCCGAGACGCGGGTCGACGTGACCGGCTGGGTCACGCTCCAGAACAACTCGGGCGCGTCGTACCCCGAGGCCGCGCTCCAGCTTATCGCGGGCGACGTCCGGCGGGTCTCCCCGAACCGGCCGCAGCCGATGTACGACCAGGCCGTGGCCGAGGTCGCCATGGCACGCGCCGCGCCGGCCCCGCCGCAGCAGGAGGCGTTCTTCGAGTACCACCTCTACACGTTCCCCGAGCCGACGACCATCGAGGAGCGCGAGACGAAGCAGCTCGAGCTCCTCTCCGCGGCCGACGTCGGCGTCGGGCGCCGGCTCATCTTCGACGGGACGGGCCAGTACTTCCCGTTCTACCGCCCGCGTCGCCCCGGCGCCGTCGGCGACGAGATGAGCGCGGCCGTCGTCCTCGAACTCGAGAACGCCGAGACGAACAACATGGGGATGCCGCTCCCGGCTGGCATCGTTCGCGTGTACAAGGCCGACAGCCGGGGCAACCTCCAGTTCCTCGGCGAGGACAGCATCGACCACACCCCGCGCAACGAGACGGTCCGCCTCTACGTCGGCGACGCGTTCGACGTCGTCGGGACGCGGCGCGAGATCGAAAACCGGCGAATCAACGACTACACGCGCGAGATCACCGTCGAAGTCGAGGTCCGCAACCGGAAGGAGACGGCGACCACCGTCGACGTCGTCGAGCGCGTGTTCTGGGGCGAGTGGACGATCACAGATTCGACCCACGAGCACGAGCGCCTCGACGCGCGCACGGCCCAGTTCACCGTGACGCTCGGCCCGGACGAGACGGAAACCGTCCGCTACACGGCGCGGCTGCGTTCGTAA
- a CDS encoding exo-beta-N-acetylmuramidase NamZ family protein, with protein sequence MTLALLLLTTLAACADAPEASHSPSPVPRSSDGPAVVTGAQRLVNERFRPLDGMRVGLVTNHTARVDTADGGPGHLIDRLHEAPNVIVGALFGPEHGIRGDAEAGAGVSGGRDATTGAPVHSLYGASKKPTQAQLRGLDALVFDMQDVGARFYTYISTMGYAMQAAAEAGIPFVVLDRPNPIGDRVEGFGMEPRHESFVGLYPVPVTHGLTVGELARMITGEGWLDGLEGLDLRVVEMEAYRRGMPWEDTGLPWIPPSPNVPDVETARVYPGTAFFEGTTASEGRGTRVPFTHVGAPWVDADALAQSLTEAGLPGVRFEPATFTPVDLPGQGTNPKWEGRAISGVRLTVTDPAAFRPVATGVWVVAGVYAQAEGNDRRDYVKADWLAKLAGTDRLRRMLTDGTSPDSIAAAWEAEAEAFAERAEPYRLYE encoded by the coding sequence ATGACGCTAGCGCTCCTTCTGCTCACCACCCTGGCAGCCTGCGCCGACGCCCCCGAGGCGTCCCATTCCCCCTCCCCCGTCCCCCGTTCCTCCGACGGCCCCGCTGTCGTCACCGGCGCCCAGCGGCTGGTGAACGAGCGGTTCCGGCCGCTCGACGGGATGCGGGTCGGGCTCGTCACCAACCACACGGCGCGCGTCGACACGGCCGACGGCGGGCCGGGCCACCTCATCGACCGGCTCCACGAGGCGCCCAACGTGATCGTCGGCGCGCTCTTCGGCCCCGAGCACGGGATCCGCGGCGACGCCGAGGCGGGCGCGGGCGTCTCCGGCGGACGCGACGCGACGACCGGCGCGCCGGTCCACAGCCTCTACGGCGCCTCGAAGAAACCGACGCAGGCCCAGCTCCGAGGGCTCGACGCGCTCGTGTTCGACATGCAGGACGTCGGGGCCCGGTTCTACACCTACATCTCGACGATGGGCTACGCCATGCAGGCCGCGGCCGAAGCCGGCATCCCCTTCGTCGTGCTCGACCGGCCCAACCCCATCGGCGACCGGGTCGAGGGCTTCGGGATGGAGCCCCGGCACGAGTCATTCGTCGGCCTCTACCCGGTCCCCGTGACGCACGGGCTGACCGTCGGGGAGCTGGCGCGGATGATCACAGGCGAGGGCTGGCTCGACGGGCTGGAAGGCCTCGACCTCCGCGTGGTCGAGATGGAAGCGTACCGGCGCGGGATGCCGTGGGAGGACACCGGCCTGCCGTGGATCCCCCCGTCGCCCAACGTGCCGGACGTCGAGACGGCCCGCGTCTATCCAGGAACGGCCTTCTTCGAGGGGACGACCGCCAGCGAGGGCCGCGGCACGCGGGTCCCGTTCACGCACGTCGGCGCGCCCTGGGTCGACGCCGACGCCCTCGCCCAGTCGCTCACCGAGGCGGGCCTCCCCGGCGTCCGGTTCGAGCCCGCAACGTTCACGCCGGTCGACCTGCCCGGCCAGGGGACGAACCCGAAGTGGGAGGGCCGCGCGATCAGCGGCGTCCGCCTCACCGTCACCGACCCCGCCGCGTTCCGGCCCGTCGCGACGGGCGTCTGGGTCGTCGCGGGCGTCTACGCGCAGGCCGAGGGCAACGACCGGCGCGACTACGTCAAGGCCGACTGGCTGGCCAAGCTGGCCGGCACCGATCGCCTCCGCCGGATGCTCACCGACGGCACGTCGCCCGACTCGATCGCGGCGGCCTGGGAGGCCGAGGCCGAGGCCTTTGCCGAGCGCGCCGAGCCCTACCGTCTCTACGAGTAG
- a CDS encoding DUF3098 domain-containing protein encodes MASRKSRRSTSTSPTTRGVTTMPFDRQNYRLLLGAVGLIVLGYVIMLVDNATNPNPVDSALSLVVAPLLLLGGYLGVAASVLWGVPKDVDPAAPPPSEAPAEAV; translated from the coding sequence ATGGCCTCCCGCAAATCGCGCCGCTCCACGTCGACCTCGCCCACCACGCGGGGCGTCACGACGATGCCGTTCGACCGGCAGAACTACCGGCTGCTCCTCGGCGCCGTCGGGCTCATCGTGCTCGGCTACGTGATCATGCTGGTCGACAACGCGACGAACCCGAACCCGGTCGACAGCGCGCTCTCGCTCGTCGTCGCACCCTTGCTCCTGCTGGGGGGCTACCTGGGCGTGGCGGCTTCGGTCCTGTGGGGCGTGCCGAAAGACGTCGACCCCGCGGCCCCGCCGCCGTCCGAGGCGCCCGCCGAGGCGGTGTAG
- a CDS encoding fasciclin domain-containing protein, producing the protein MRRLLPLLVLLSLPLAASAQSHSDIVQVASSNSDFETLVAAVQAAGLVETLQGDGPFTVFAPTDAAFARLGSDTIETLLQPENRAQLTAILTYHVVPGRYAAADIADLDELETVNGQSLSLGVRVDDAALVATDVPASNGIIHAIDRVLMPREMPASSASHH; encoded by the coding sequence ATGCGCCGACTCCTCCCCCTCCTCGTCCTCCTGTCGCTGCCGCTCGCGGCCTCCGCCCAGAGCCACAGTGACATCGTCCAGGTCGCCTCGTCGAACAGCGACTTCGAGACGCTCGTCGCGGCCGTGCAGGCCGCCGGTCTCGTCGAGACGCTCCAGGGCGACGGCCCCTTCACGGTCTTCGCGCCCACCGACGCTGCCTTCGCTCGCCTCGGGAGCGACACCATCGAAACGCTCCTCCAGCCCGAGAACCGCGCCCAGCTCACGGCCATCCTCACGTACCACGTCGTGCCTGGCCGCTACGCCGCCGCGGACATCGCGGACCTGGACGAGCTCGAAACCGTCAACGGCCAGTCGCTCTCCCTCGGCGTCCGCGTCGACGACGCCGCGCTGGTGGCGACCGACGTGCCAGCCTCGAACGGCATCATCCACGCCATCGACCGCGTGCTGATGCCGCGCGAGATGCCGGCGAGCTCGGCGTCGCACCACTGA
- a CDS encoding lipocalin-like domain-containing protein, protein MRPFLLLLALALAACSSDRQPVGASVSVAEAMSGDTTGYARADAVRDFVFPADHGPHPAFKAEWWYVTGNVRATDGTDRRFGIQFTVFRSALTPDSSASARPSGWASTQLYMAHVGIGDVGAERFYDAERFARGGAGLAGATAEPVEAFLGPVRLVQASPEAGGAVPLRITGEADGAAFDLVARPIKPVVLQGDRGLSQKGAGPGNASYYYAQTRMATEGTVTLTSGETVPVEGLTWLDREWSTSALGPNQVGWDWFALHLDDGRDLMLYQLRQSDGTKDPLSEGSLVAPDGAKTRLDAGEFVLEPLATWESPAGGTYPTRWRVRVPSAGLDLQVVAAFEAQELDATIRYWEGAVDVTGTAQGVGFLEMTGYADGLEGSARPTP, encoded by the coding sequence GTGCGACCGTTCCTTCTGCTCCTCGCCCTCGCGCTAGCCGCCTGCTCTAGCGACCGCCAGCCGGTCGGCGCGAGCGTGTCCGTCGCCGAGGCGATGTCGGGGGATACGACCGGGTACGCCCGCGCCGACGCCGTCCGCGACTTCGTCTTCCCCGCGGACCACGGCCCGCACCCGGCGTTCAAGGCCGAGTGGTGGTACGTGACGGGCAACGTCCGCGCGACGGACGGGACCGACCGGCGGTTCGGGATCCAGTTCACCGTCTTCCGCTCGGCCCTCACGCCCGACTCGTCCGCTTCGGCGCGGCCGTCGGGGTGGGCGTCGACCCAGCTCTACATGGCCCACGTCGGGATCGGCGACGTCGGGGCCGAGCGGTTCTACGACGCCGAGCGGTTCGCGCGGGGCGGCGCCGGGCTGGCGGGCGCCACGGCCGAACCGGTCGAGGCCTTCCTCGGGCCGGTCCGCCTCGTGCAGGCGAGCCCCGAGGCGGGCGGGGCCGTCCCGCTCCGCATCACCGGGGAGGCCGACGGGGCCGCGTTCGACCTCGTGGCCCGCCCGATCAAGCCGGTCGTGCTCCAGGGCGACCGCGGGCTCAGCCAGAAGGGCGCCGGCCCGGGCAACGCGAGCTACTACTACGCCCAGACGCGGATGGCGACCGAGGGGACGGTCACGCTCACGAGCGGCGAGACCGTCCCGGTCGAGGGCCTGACATGGCTCGACCGCGAGTGGTCGACCTCGGCGCTCGGGCCCAATCAGGTCGGGTGGGACTGGTTCGCGCTCCACCTCGACGACGGCCGGGACCTCATGCTCTATCAGCTCCGCCAGTCCGACGGGACGAAGGATCCGCTCTCGGAGGGCTCGCTCGTCGCGCCTGACGGCGCCAAGACCCGCCTCGACGCGGGAGAGTTCGTGCTGGAGCCGCTGGCGACGTGGGAGAGCCCGGCCGGGGGCACGTATCCGACGCGCTGGCGCGTCCGGGTCCCGAGCGCGGGCCTCGACCTGCAGGTCGTCGCGGCGTTCGAGGCGCAGGAGCTCGACGCGACGATCCGCTACTGGGAGGGCGCCGTCGACGTGACCGGAACGGCCCAGGGCGTCGGCTTCTTGGAGATGACGGGGTACGCCGACGGGCTCGAGGGCAGCGCCCGCCCCACGCCCTGA
- a CDS encoding ester cyclase, translating to MFVETSNDIEFTDGRRFRMEEVTVQRCEDGKVVHERFYYTPPPGAPPAIGEE from the coding sequence GTGTTCGTCGAGACCTCCAACGACATCGAGTTCACGGACGGCCGGCGGTTTCGGATGGAGGAAGTCACCGTCCAGCGCTGTGAGGACGGGAAGGTCGTCCACGAGCGGTTCTACTACACGCCGCCGCCCGGCGCGCCGCCTGCGATCGGCGAGGAGTAG
- a CDS encoding LapA family protein has product MRFLLVLLFFVVVLGVLLATQDANLTNEVRLALPFVDADWTGPVLWMIAGWFGAGLLLGYLSALPGRLGASMRARKIEKELGKTSAERTKAVGHLNEADPAPPPRSPRPAATEADEMQRLADEVARRTESVKRDNPPPPPQTV; this is encoded by the coding sequence ATGCGCTTCCTGCTCGTCCTCCTGTTCTTCGTGGTCGTCCTCGGCGTCCTCCTCGCCACGCAGGACGCGAACCTGACCAACGAGGTCCGCCTCGCGCTGCCGTTCGTCGACGCCGACTGGACCGGCCCGGTCCTCTGGATGATCGCCGGGTGGTTCGGGGCCGGCCTTCTGCTGGGGTACCTCTCCGCGCTCCCCGGCCGCCTCGGTGCCTCGATGCGGGCCCGGAAGATCGAGAAGGAGCTGGGCAAGACGTCGGCCGAGCGGACCAAGGCCGTCGGGCACCTCAACGAGGCCGACCCCGCGCCGCCCCCCCGCAGCCCCCGCCCGGCAGCCACCGAGGCCGACGAGATGCAGCGGCTGGCCGACGAGGTCGCCCGGCGCACGGAGTCCGTCAAGCGCGACAATCCGCCGCCCCCGCCGCAAACGGTGTAG